The Sphingomonas sp. genome contains a region encoding:
- a CDS encoding ATP-grasp fold amidoligase family protein — protein sequence MTASAQAAADIPAAASDATVPGAPMTRAANYLVAGAHFDRKFKRWPLPTHDPQSLVNDFIFDRMIDPDWPALHRSFVDKETAKIAVQRMCPDVRTANTLSVLSIDAVASRADLFEALRPFVGTDAVAKPAHASGAVTFLRDLAGPADLRGLYDLSVLDYASILREMQYWGLPKKIIVESMIPTATGGPPDDYKFHCVRGEPLLCQIDHARFGQTWSRLFRTPDFAPMHEADGLHAPVGFVPAPSERLGAMVEAARTLSAPFEFVRVDLYNGEDGIYFGELTFTPAASLGIAPSSAGDHEESETHRVYSRIMMDALAG from the coding sequence TTGACCGCCTCGGCACAAGCCGCCGCCGATATCCCCGCCGCCGCGAGCGACGCGACCGTGCCGGGCGCCCCGATGACGCGCGCCGCCAACTATCTGGTTGCCGGGGCGCATTTCGATCGCAAGTTCAAGCGCTGGCCGCTGCCTACGCATGATCCGCAATCCCTAGTGAACGATTTCATCTTCGACCGGATGATTGATCCGGACTGGCCGGCGCTCCACCGTTCCTTTGTCGACAAGGAAACTGCCAAGATCGCGGTGCAGCGCATGTGCCCCGATGTCCGCACGGCGAACACGCTGTCGGTACTCTCGATCGATGCCGTCGCCAGTCGCGCCGACCTATTCGAAGCCCTGCGCCCGTTCGTCGGAACGGACGCGGTCGCCAAGCCTGCCCATGCCAGCGGTGCGGTAACGTTCCTTCGCGACCTTGCCGGCCCTGCCGACCTTCGCGGGTTGTACGATCTTTCCGTGCTGGATTACGCCTCGATCCTGCGGGAGATGCAATATTGGGGGTTGCCCAAGAAGATCATCGTGGAGTCGATGATACCGACAGCAACGGGCGGCCCGCCGGACGATTACAAATTCCACTGCGTTCGCGGCGAACCCCTGCTGTGCCAGATCGATCACGCTCGGTTCGGGCAGACATGGAGCCGGCTGTTCCGCACCCCGGACTTCGCCCCCATGCACGAGGCGGACGGCCTTCATGCGCCCGTCGGCTTCGTTCCGGCGCCGTCCGAACGCCTCGGGGCAATGGTGGAGGCAGCCCGTACGCTGTCCGCCCCGTTCGAGTTCGTTCGCGTCGACCTGTACAATGGGGAGGACGGCATATATTTCGGCGAGCTGACCTTCACTCCTGCGGCTTCGCTCGGCATCGCACCGTCTTCCGCGGGGGATCACGAGGAAAGCGAGACGCATCGCGTCTATAGTCGCATCATGATGGACGCGTTGGCGGGCTAG
- the aat gene encoding leucyl/phenylalanyl-tRNA--protein transferase has translation MVHRRSPPKELEPALVLRAYAMGVFPMADARDANSVYWVEPKLRGVLPLDGFHLSRSLRKVVLSDRFTVTVDRDFAGMIRLCAESAQDRPETWINGAIERVFLELHRLGHAHSIECWEGDRLAGGLYGLALGRAFFGESMVTRVRDASKVALTHLVARLQAGGFRLLDCQFITDHLASLGAIEIPRDDYVALLGAALGDATGAVSLPPSASGDLFALDAPGDEAGTVSAPVSRKVIAQLLGHTS, from the coding sequence GTGGTACACCGCCGCTCGCCCCCGAAGGAACTGGAACCCGCGCTGGTGCTGCGCGCCTATGCCATGGGCGTGTTCCCCATGGCCGACGCCCGCGACGCCAACTCGGTCTATTGGGTCGAGCCCAAGCTGCGGGGCGTGCTGCCGCTCGACGGCTTCCATCTCTCACGCTCGCTGCGCAAGGTGGTGCTGTCCGACCGCTTCACCGTCACCGTCGACCGCGATTTCGCCGGCATGATCCGGCTCTGCGCCGAAAGCGCACAGGATCGCCCCGAGACGTGGATCAATGGCGCGATCGAACGCGTCTTCCTCGAGCTGCACCGCCTCGGCCATGCCCATTCGATCGAATGCTGGGAGGGCGATCGGCTCGCCGGCGGGCTTTACGGTCTGGCGCTGGGCCGCGCCTTCTTCGGGGAATCGATGGTCACCCGGGTGCGCGATGCCTCGAAGGTGGCGCTGACCCATCTCGTCGCCCGCCTGCAGGCCGGCGGGTTCCGCCTGCTCGACTGCCAGTTCATCACCGATCACCTCGCCTCGCTCGGCGCGATCGAAATCCCCCGCGACGATTATGTGGCGTTGCTGGGCGCCGCGCTCGGCGATGCGACCGGCGCGGTGTCGTTGCCGCCCTCGGCCTCGGGCGACCTCTTCGCGCTCGATGCGCCCGGCGACGAGGCCGGCACCGTGTCCGCCCCGGTCTCGCGGAAGGTCATCGCGCAGCTTTTGGGCCATACATCGTAG
- a CDS encoding DUF962 domain-containing protein produces the protein MARTITRYRDFWPHYLREHARPATRRLHYIGTALTFVALAAGLLLNSWWLLVMPLAGYGFAWGAHFGVERNRPATFTYPLWSLLSDYRMFFLWIGGRLGPHLKQAGVVQ, from the coding sequence ATGGCCCGCACGATCACCCGCTACCGGGATTTCTGGCCCCATTATCTGCGCGAGCATGCCCGGCCCGCGACGCGCAGGCTGCATTATATCGGCACTGCGCTGACCTTCGTGGCTCTCGCCGCCGGGCTGCTGTTGAATTCCTGGTGGCTGCTCGTCATGCCGCTCGCCGGCTATGGCTTCGCCTGGGGCGCGCATTTCGGGGTGGAGCGCAATCGCCCCGCGACCTTCACCTATCCGCTCTGGTCGCTGCTCTCGGATTATCGCATGTTCTTCCTGTGGATCGGCGGGCGGCTGGGGCCGCATTTGAAGCAGGCTGGGGTCGTGCAATAG
- a CDS encoding division/cell wall cluster transcriptional repressor MraZ: MADRELFEGFALQAVDQKGRVAIPADLRAAAERNSDVRQIVVGVHAEDPCLSAHDTGWSQKKYDRIDKLDQQALDRGEQPSAAPKRRAFGLVEKAPYDDSGRFVLPPFFRAKAKIQKWAFFVGSGDTFDVWSPDVLLADDKADPELKEICAFLMQQKGAM, encoded by the coding sequence GTGGCAGACAGGGAGCTCTTCGAAGGATTTGCGCTCCAGGCGGTCGACCAGAAAGGTCGCGTCGCCATACCCGCAGACCTGCGCGCTGCCGCCGAGCGCAATTCGGACGTTCGCCAGATCGTCGTCGGCGTGCATGCGGAGGATCCGTGCCTCTCCGCGCACGACACCGGCTGGTCGCAGAAAAAATATGATCGCATCGACAAGCTGGACCAGCAGGCGCTCGACCGGGGCGAACAGCCCAGCGCCGCGCCCAAGCGCCGTGCCTTCGGTCTCGTCGAAAAGGCACCCTATGACGACAGCGGCCGGTTCGTGCTGCCGCCCTTCTTTCGCGCCAAGGCGAAGATCCAGAAATGGGCGTTCTTCGTCGGCAGCGGCGACACGTTCGACGTCTGGTCGCCCGACGTGCTGCTCGCCGACGACAAGGCCGATCCCGAACTCAAGGAAATCTGCGCGTTCCTGATGCAGCAAAAGGGGGCGATGTGA
- a CDS encoding NADH:ubiquinone oxidoreductase subunit NDUFA12: MGLPFPIFTWWNGATFGTRLGLRGKKRVGEDSLGNLYFEGGLDPNGITRRWVIYKGSNDASRIPPEWFSWLAHQIDGAPEDVLPPVRAWEKPAEPNLTGTELAYRPPGALEKGAQRAKATGDYEAWTPDA, from the coding sequence ATGGGACTTCCTTTTCCGATCTTCACCTGGTGGAACGGCGCCACGTTCGGCACTCGCTTGGGACTGCGCGGCAAGAAGCGTGTCGGCGAGGATTCGCTCGGCAACCTCTATTTCGAGGGTGGGCTCGATCCCAACGGGATCACGCGCCGCTGGGTGATCTACAAGGGATCCAACGACGCCAGCCGCATTCCGCCGGAATGGTTCAGCTGGCTGGCGCACCAGATCGACGGCGCGCCCGAGGACGTGTTGCCGCCGGTCCGTGCCTGGGAAAAGCCCGCCGAGCCGAATCTCACCGGCACCGAGCTGGCCTATCGTCCCCCGGGCGCGCTCGAAAAGGGTGCGCAGCGCGCCAAGGCCACCGGCGATTACGAGGCCTGGACCCCCGACGCATGA
- the rsmH gene encoding 16S rRNA (cytosine(1402)-N(4))-methyltransferase RsmH, with the protein MTDAPHIPVLLDEVLDALAIQPGETHVDGTFGAGGYTRAMLGAGAAVTAFDRDPTAIANGARLVAESDGKLTLIHAPFSRLAEELDARGLAPVDGVVLDIGVSSMQLDQAERGFSFQQDGPLDMRMAGEGMSAADWLNSADEGAIADVLFHLGEEPRARRVAKFIVEARPLTRTSELAAVVRRALGHRPHDKKDPATRTFQAVRIHINRELDELTDVLSAAERVLKPGGRLVVVSFHSLEDRLVKRFFRERSGSTPAGSRHRPAVGPRAEPSFETPAKAVRPGEAELVRNPRARSATLRAARRTGAAPWSGEDKG; encoded by the coding sequence GTGACCGACGCACCCCATATCCCCGTGCTGCTCGACGAAGTGCTGGACGCGCTCGCGATCCAGCCGGGTGAAACCCATGTCGACGGCACTTTCGGCGCGGGCGGTTATACGCGTGCCATGCTCGGCGCGGGTGCGGCGGTGACGGCATTCGACCGCGATCCGACCGCGATCGCCAACGGCGCGCGGCTGGTTGCGGAGAGCGACGGCAAGCTCACGCTGATCCATGCGCCGTTCAGCCGGCTGGCTGAAGAGCTGGACGCACGCGGTCTGGCGCCGGTGGACGGCGTCGTGCTCGATATCGGCGTATCCTCGATGCAGCTCGACCAGGCCGAGCGCGGCTTCTCGTTCCAGCAGGACGGGCCGCTCGACATGCGGATGGCGGGGGAGGGAATGAGCGCGGCCGATTGGCTGAACAGCGCCGACGAAGGCGCGATCGCCGACGTGCTGTTCCACCTCGGCGAAGAGCCGCGCGCGCGTCGTGTGGCCAAGTTCATCGTGGAAGCCCGGCCGCTGACGCGTACGTCGGAGCTGGCGGCGGTGGTGCGGCGTGCGCTCGGCCATCGCCCGCACGACAAGAAGGACCCCGCCACGCGGACCTTCCAGGCGGTGCGCATCCACATCAACCGCGAGCTGGACGAACTGACCGACGTGCTCTCCGCCGCAGAACGCGTGCTCAAGCCCGGCGGCCGGCTGGTGGTGGTGAGCTTCCACAGCCTGGAAGACCGGCTGGTCAAGCGCTTCTTCCGCGAACGCAGCGGCAGCACGCCGGCGGGTTCGCGGCATCGCCCGGCGGTGGGGCCGCGGGCGGAACCCAGTTTCGAAACGCCCGCCAAGGCCGTGCGGCCCGGCGAGGCGGAGCTAGTGCGCAATCCGCGCGCCCGTTCGGCCACGCTGCGCGCCGCGCGGCGGACCGGCGCGGCGCCGTGGTCCGGTGAGGATAAGGGGTGA
- a CDS encoding DUF1801 domain-containing protein — MAEAVGTFAQIVALAPQHEALLHAVRALARALHPSAVEVSRPGDRAVSWGWGPKKTSEAYACALPYRDHVNLAFYRGADLPDPAGLLRGTGKAMRHVPLVAPDQLYDPAIGLLLVAAREERRHALRLAAATA; from the coding sequence ATGGCAGAGGCCGTCGGCACCTTCGCGCAGATCGTCGCGCTCGCACCCCAGCACGAAGCACTGCTGCACGCGGTGCGCGCGCTCGCCCGCGCGCTGCATCCAAGCGCGGTCGAAGTGTCCCGTCCCGGGGATCGTGCGGTGAGCTGGGGCTGGGGGCCGAAAAAGACGTCCGAGGCCTATGCCTGCGCACTGCCCTATCGCGACCATGTGAACCTGGCCTTCTACCGGGGCGCCGATCTGCCCGATCCGGCGGGACTGTTGCGCGGCACCGGCAAGGCGATGCGCCATGTTCCGCTCGTCGCACCGGACCAGCTCTACGATCCTGCGATCGGCCTGCTGCTGGTCGCCGCACGCGAGGAACGCCGCCACGCGTTGCGCCTCGCCGCCGCCACCGCATGA
- a CDS encoding cysteine synthase A, with the protein MHVSQNTLALIGNTPLVRLKGPSDETGCDIFAKCEFANPGASVKDRAALYIVNDAEERGLLAPGGTIVEGTAGNTGIGLALVANAKGYRTIIVMPETQSREKMDTLRALGAELVLVPAAPYSNPGHFVHTSRRIAEETPNAIWANQFDNTANRKAHIYGTAEEIWTQMEGRIDGFTCAAGTGGTIAGVGLGLKAKDEKVTIALSDPHGAALYEYYACGELRSEGSSVAEGIGQGRITGNLEGAPIDTQFRISDAEGMEWMRRLLKEEGLCLGLSSGINVAGAVRLAKALGPGKRVATILCDTGFRYLSTLYNEEWLAAKGLSAPAA; encoded by the coding sequence ATGCACGTTTCCCAGAACACGCTCGCGCTGATCGGCAACACCCCGCTCGTCCGCCTCAAGGGGCCCAGCGACGAAACCGGCTGCGACATCTTCGCCAAGTGCGAATTCGCCAATCCCGGCGCCTCGGTGAAGGACCGCGCCGCGCTCTACATCGTCAACGATGCCGAGGAACGCGGCCTGCTCGCACCCGGCGGGACGATCGTCGAAGGGACGGCGGGGAACACGGGCATCGGTCTTGCGCTGGTTGCCAATGCCAAGGGCTATCGCACGATCATCGTGATGCCAGAGACCCAGTCGCGCGAGAAGATGGATACGCTGCGCGCGCTCGGCGCCGAACTGGTGCTGGTGCCGGCGGCGCCCTATTCGAACCCGGGACACTTCGTCCACACCAGCCGCCGCATCGCCGAGGAGACACCCAACGCGATCTGGGCCAACCAGTTCGACAACACGGCGAACCGCAAGGCGCACATCTATGGCACCGCCGAAGAAATCTGGACGCAAATGGAGGGCCGTATCGACGGCTTCACCTGCGCGGCGGGCACCGGCGGCACGATCGCGGGCGTCGGGCTGGGGCTGAAGGCAAAGGACGAGAAGGTGACGATCGCGCTCAGCGACCCGCACGGCGCCGCGCTCTACGAATATTATGCCTGTGGCGAGCTGCGCAGCGAAGGCTCGTCGGTTGCCGAGGGCATTGGCCAGGGGCGGATCACCGGCAATCTGGAAGGCGCGCCGATCGACACGCAGTTCCGCATCTCCGACGCCGAGGGCATGGAATGGATGCGCCGGCTGCTGAAGGAGGAGGGGCTGTGCCTCGGCCTGTCCTCGGGCATCAACGTCGCCGGCGCGGTGCGGCTGGCCAAGGCGCTGGGGCCGGGCAAGCGCGTCGCGACGATCCTGTGCGACACCGGTTTTCGCTACCTTTCGACGCTGTATAACGAGGAATGGCTGGCGGCGAAGGGACTGTCGGCGCCGGCGGCGTGA
- a CDS encoding PEPxxWA-CTERM sorting domain-containing protein, whose translation MRTASIAAALGLLMVGSTAQAAPILYSFSGQISGTLNGQAFTLSDYVLSLATDTDTVFQPRPDFRPSLYNSAAATLAFTINGVSGTFATQFNAFSVTLGSGGGQRSLVGFTEAEQFGNDLIDVRDPGLQGYDLKTGIVSASNSPIDFLNFGTAFQTSAGTLIFDNDDQASARFSASLSAVPEPANWAMMVLGFGVLGGALRRRTIVRVRFA comes from the coding sequence ATGCGCACGGCAAGCATAGCGGCGGCACTTGGCCTGTTGATGGTCGGCAGTACCGCGCAAGCCGCACCGATCCTCTACAGCTTTTCCGGGCAGATCAGCGGCACGCTGAACGGCCAGGCCTTCACGCTGAGCGACTATGTCCTGTCGCTCGCCACCGATACCGACACCGTGTTCCAGCCGCGGCCCGACTTCCGTCCCAGCCTGTACAACTCGGCGGCGGCGACGCTCGCCTTCACCATCAACGGCGTCTCGGGCACCTTCGCCACCCAATTCAACGCGTTCAGCGTGACGCTGGGCAGCGGCGGCGGTCAGCGTTCGCTGGTTGGCTTCACCGAGGCCGAGCAGTTCGGCAACGACCTGATCGACGTGCGCGATCCCGGCCTGCAAGGCTATGATCTCAAGACCGGCATCGTCTCGGCTTCCAATTCGCCGATCGACTTCCTCAACTTCGGCACTGCCTTCCAGACTAGTGCCGGGACCCTGATCTTCGACAATGACGATCAGGCCTCGGCGCGGTTCAGCGCGTCGCTCTCGGCGGTGCCGGAGCCGGCGAACTGGGCGATGATGGTCCTGGGCTTTGGCGTCCTCGGCGGGGCGCTGCGCCGACGGACCATCGTGCGCGTGCGCTTCGCCTGA
- a CDS encoding glycoside hydrolase family 43 protein, which yields MRLSLKLSTAAAAIALLAGCSGGTTAQNEPTANAAAPANASDEARSPDGKRYLAQPLVKDLYFADPSAHVFNGKIYVYPSHDVDMGIPDDDLGSQYAMHNYQVLSMDRPGGPVTVNPVALDLKQVPWASEKAWAPDAAFKNGTYYLYFPAKDKQGVFRIGVATSTSPVGPFKAEPQPIQGSYSMDPAVFTDEDGQSYLYLGGIWGGQLQRWATGKYDPNAGDTDLKKDDQPALSGKVARLAPDMKSLAEPLRDAVILDEKGKPVLGGDHDRRFFEAAWMFKRGGKYYYMYSTGDTHFLAYAIGSSPYGPFKYTGRILEPVQGWTSHGSVFEYQGKWYLAYHDTQLTNKNHLRSAKITELTFRPDGTIVTLKPFKE from the coding sequence TTGCGTCTTTCGCTGAAACTGTCGACGGCTGCGGCCGCCATCGCGCTGCTGGCCGGCTGCTCGGGTGGAACCACCGCGCAGAACGAGCCCACGGCCAACGCCGCCGCCCCCGCCAACGCATCGGACGAAGCGCGCAGCCCCGACGGCAAGCGCTACCTTGCCCAGCCCTTGGTCAAGGACCTCTATTTCGCCGATCCGTCCGCGCACGTGTTCAACGGCAAGATCTATGTCTATCCCAGCCATGACGTCGACATGGGCATCCCCGACGACGATCTCGGCAGCCAGTATGCGATGCACAACTATCAGGTGCTCAGCATGGACCGCCCGGGTGGCCCGGTGACGGTGAACCCCGTCGCGCTCGACCTGAAGCAGGTGCCCTGGGCCTCCGAAAAGGCGTGGGCGCCCGACGCGGCGTTCAAGAACGGCACCTATTATCTCTATTTCCCCGCCAAGGATAAGCAGGGCGTGTTCCGCATCGGCGTCGCCACGTCCACATCGCCGGTCGGTCCGTTCAAGGCCGAGCCGCAGCCGATCCAAGGCAGCTATTCGATGGACCCGGCGGTGTTCACCGACGAAGACGGCCAGAGCTATCTCTATCTCGGCGGCATCTGGGGCGGCCAGCTCCAGCGCTGGGCGACAGGAAAGTACGATCCCAATGCCGGCGACACCGATCTGAAGAAGGACGACCAGCCCGCCCTCTCGGGCAAGGTCGCCCGCCTCGCGCCCGACATGAAAAGCCTCGCCGAGCCGCTTCGCGACGCGGTGATCCTTGACGAGAAGGGCAAGCCCGTGCTCGGCGGCGACCATGACCGCCGCTTCTTCGAGGCGGCGTGGATGTTCAAGCGCGGCGGCAAATATTACTACATGTACTCGACCGGGGACACGCACTTCCTCGCCTATGCGATCGGCAGCAGCCCCTATGGCCCCTTCAAGTACACCGGCCGCATCCTCGAGCCGGTGCAGGGATGGACCAGCCATGGCTCGGTGTTCGAGTATCAGGGCAAATGGTATCTGGCGTACCACGACACCCAGCTGACCAATAAGAACCACCTCCGCTCGGCCAAGATCACCGAGCTGACCTTCCGCCCCGACGGGACGATCGTGACGCTCAAGCCGTTCAAGGAGTGA
- a CDS encoding DNA-deoxyinosine glycosylase yields the protein MTERKHSFPPIVAPDTRLLVLGSLPGERSLAAARYYAHPQNQFWRLISPAVGRDLEPLAYAERLDALRAARIGLWDVVASATRPGSTDAAMRDIEAHDVTALAATLPDLRAIAFNGGTAQRHGLRQLGTAAARYTILCLPSSSPLHTVGFAAKAPAWAELSAFSQPIGSANA from the coding sequence ATGACCGAACGCAAACACAGCTTCCCGCCCATTGTCGCGCCGGACACGCGGCTGCTCGTCCTTGGCTCGCTACCGGGCGAGCGCTCGCTGGCGGCGGCGCGCTATTATGCGCATCCGCAGAACCAGTTCTGGCGGCTGATCTCCCCCGCCGTGGGCCGCGACCTCGAGCCGCTCGCCTATGCCGAGCGGCTCGATGCGCTGCGCGCCGCTCGAATCGGGCTGTGGGACGTCGTCGCCAGCGCGACGCGGCCCGGCAGCACCGACGCCGCGATGCGCGACATCGAAGCGCACGACGTCACCGCGCTCGCGGCCACCCTGCCCGACCTTCGCGCCATCGCGTTCAACGGCGGCACCGCCCAGCGTCATGGGCTGCGTCAGCTTGGGACGGCCGCCGCGCGCTACACCATCCTGTGCTTGCCTTCATCGAGCCCGCTGCATACGGTGGGTTTCGCCGCCAAGGCACCCGCCTGGGCCGAACTTTCGGCCTTTTCGCAACCGATTGGCAGTGCGAACGCTTAG
- a CDS encoding ParA family protein produces MATIAVYSLKGGVGKTTLTVNLAWASATRSSRRTLVWDLDPQAASTYLLGGDAAGRHQAQAIFSKDVAAAKLLRATAIDRLALLPADASLRQLDHLFHALDKKKRLSKLLEDLTEDFDRILLDCPPGLTETSEQVMRAADLIVVPVVPSPLSQRAFQEVAAHLAQRGAKVPLMPVHAMVDRRRKLHAEALERQPDWPVIPLASVIESVAVQRAPVGAFAPRSAAAKAFNEMWQAIERMLAERVR; encoded by the coding sequence GTGGCAACGATCGCAGTGTACAGCCTGAAGGGCGGCGTCGGGAAGACGACGCTGACGGTCAACCTGGCCTGGGCGTCGGCCACCCGTTCCTCTCGCCGCACGCTGGTTTGGGATCTCGATCCCCAGGCCGCCTCGACCTATTTGCTCGGCGGCGACGCAGCCGGGCGCCATCAGGCGCAGGCAATCTTCTCCAAGGACGTCGCCGCCGCCAAGCTGCTCCGCGCGACCGCGATCGACCGGCTGGCGCTGCTGCCCGCTGACGCGTCGCTACGCCAGCTCGACCATCTGTTCCACGCACTCGACAAGAAGAAGCGGCTGAGCAAGCTGCTCGAGGACCTGACGGAGGATTTCGACCGCATCCTGCTCGATTGCCCGCCCGGCCTCACCGAGACGAGCGAGCAGGTGATGCGCGCCGCCGATCTGATCGTGGTGCCGGTCGTCCCCTCCCCGCTCTCGCAGCGCGCCTTTCAGGAGGTCGCCGCGCACCTCGCCCAGCGCGGCGCCAAGGTGCCGCTGATGCCGGTGCACGCGATGGTGGATCGCCGCCGCAAGCTCCATGCGGAGGCACTGGAACGCCAGCCCGACTGGCCGGTCATCCCGTTGGCGAGCGTCATTGAGTCCGTGGCGGTACAGCGTGCTCCGGTGGGCGCCTTCGCGCCGCGCAGCGCCGCCGCCAAGGCGTTCAACGAAATGTGGCAGGCGATCGAGCGTATGCTGGCCGAGCGCGTTCGCTGA
- a CDS encoding GAF domain-containing sensor histidine kinase, whose translation MLNRRSALFRPSDQAPGAGSEDAPSYRFLELLAVSASDLLQAEDLAPALDRIFGLIRSEVELDVFFHYAFDGNGLDLDAWAGITPDQVADWSHVPIGIAICGGVAESLTPMIARDIQRSDDPRLSYARGMGLDACFCTPLLHNNVLLGTLAFGRRGVATFTDAEIQFLQTLASYVTLAKHRIGVDRELRARLQERDRMLAERVTIERQMLELTRASALGSIAATVAHELNQPLSAAANYMAALRLSSASDDRTRDLTGAAEQQLQRAGEIIRRIRRMVHQNDLVLEDRSITGCIEEALNLVRAAAPLLMPPVTIHVAGEANLGRFDNVQIVQVLANLLRNAGEACQQHADAAIRVTAERQDPLAVTIRVIDNGPGVPPDRRHLLFQPGLGNGRGESGGGLGLGLAISHHLIEGHGGRIWTEQTPGGGATFAFTIPAIREAVAEA comes from the coding sequence ATGCTGAACCGCCGCAGCGCCCTTTTCCGCCCAAGCGACCAGGCCCCCGGCGCGGGCAGCGAAGACGCACCCTCCTATCGCTTTCTCGAACTGCTTGCGGTCAGTGCGAGCGACTTGCTCCAGGCCGAGGACCTCGCGCCCGCACTCGATCGCATCTTTGGGCTGATCCGCAGCGAGGTCGAGCTCGACGTCTTCTTCCACTATGCGTTCGACGGCAACGGCCTCGATCTCGATGCCTGGGCAGGCATCACGCCGGATCAGGTGGCCGACTGGAGTCACGTTCCGATCGGCATCGCGATCTGCGGCGGGGTGGCGGAAAGCCTCACACCGATGATCGCGCGTGACATTCAGCGGTCCGATGACCCCCGGCTTTCCTATGCGCGGGGCATGGGCCTCGATGCCTGCTTCTGTACGCCGCTGCTGCACAACAATGTACTGCTCGGCACGCTGGCGTTCGGTCGGCGCGGCGTGGCGACCTTCACCGATGCCGAGATCCAGTTTCTCCAGACGCTGGCGAGCTATGTCACGCTCGCCAAACACCGTATCGGCGTCGACCGCGAACTGCGCGCGCGGCTGCAGGAGCGCGACCGCATGCTCGCCGAGCGGGTGACGATCGAGCGCCAGATGCTCGAGCTCACCCGCGCCAGCGCGCTTGGCTCGATCGCCGCGACGGTGGCGCACGAACTCAACCAGCCGCTTTCTGCCGCGGCCAACTATATGGCAGCGCTGCGTCTTTCCTCGGCAAGCGACGACCGCACCCGCGATCTCACCGGGGCGGCCGAGCAGCAGCTCCAGCGCGCTGGGGAGATCATCCGCCGCATTCGCCGGATGGTGCACCAGAATGACCTCGTGCTCGAGGATCGCTCGATAACCGGCTGTATCGAAGAGGCGCTCAATCTGGTTCGCGCCGCCGCCCCGCTGCTGATGCCGCCGGTGACGATCCATGTCGCTGGCGAGGCGAATCTCGGCAGGTTCGACAATGTCCAGATCGTGCAGGTGCTCGCCAACCTGCTGCGCAACGCCGGCGAGGCCTGCCAGCAGCACGCTGACGCGGCGATCCGCGTCACCGCCGAGCGGCAGGATCCGCTCGCGGTCACCATTCGGGTGATCGACAACGGCCCCGGCGTGCCGCCTGATCGGCGCCACCTGCTGTTCCAGCCCGGCCTCGGCAATGGCCGCGGCGAGTCCGGCGGGGGGCTTGGCCTGGGCCTCGCCATCTCGCACCACCTGATCGAGGGGCATGGCGGCCGGATCTGGACCGAGCAGACCCCCGGCGGCGGCGCGACCTTCGCGTTCACGATTCCGGCGATCCGCGAAGCCGTCGCCGAGGCCTGA